Proteins co-encoded in one Merismopedia glauca CCAP 1448/3 genomic window:
- a CDS encoding LIC_10190 family membrane protein, producing MIYFILLWTILIIVAYPIGLLVINQLSVDSFGRWGDRFIASSWLGIVILAAFLLAISLILPLSPLVGGGVAGILVVVSLVSSRTQAEITQLRTRLSSKILSGIAILGLIVALLTTDQVTWIESGFYHYGSIRWLSEFGTVPGIVLVLPNFGIISTWFALNAPLNGSIIDFKAGVIANGFIFFLALLHTIVCLFHLLTSHKKLSDYFAISFYSLFFLYTALSLEMQLIVVSPSPDLPTILLTAIIAWAILVTVESRTASSEKLDGSIVPLLLAAGAVTIKLSALPLLLVTCIFYCFQVKFQIKQLLFGLCLTSLLLLPIVLVGFQTSGCPLYPSPLFCVDVPWSQSIEDTQKFADRTQNPAKWIANAPPNQNSPFWVFGKWLQARALNQIMAALVVISLFCLIYLIQIKAIFRRNSGIFWLSALGVSGILFIIFKGPLIRFGLGYLLLLPALSMAVYADRKNLLAENGESIWRNILGKWDQIQAITLGILATVMVISFGYGQLSSRWLLPPKVAYISVIPKQVNDIKYVTPENGACWASPLPCTAKKWVLQAKLRHPSLGIKGGFVRGGG from the coding sequence ATGATTTACTTCATTCTTCTCTGGACTATATTAATTATCGTTGCTTACCCGATTGGTCTACTAGTAATCAATCAGTTGTCAGTAGACAGTTTTGGACGGTGGGGCGATCGCTTTATTGCTAGTAGTTGGTTGGGGATTGTGATTCTGGCGGCGTTTTTGCTAGCTATATCTCTAATTTTGCCATTATCCCCATTGGTTGGCGGTGGTGTAGCTGGAATTCTCGTCGTTGTGTCTCTCGTCTCATCTAGAACTCAAGCCGAAATTACTCAACTGCGAACTAGATTATCCTCTAAAATCCTATCTGGAATAGCGATCTTAGGGCTGATAGTTGCTTTATTGACAACCGATCAAGTTACCTGGATTGAATCTGGATTCTACCACTACGGCTCGATTCGCTGGCTGTCTGAGTTTGGTACTGTACCAGGAATCGTGCTAGTTTTGCCCAATTTTGGGATTATTTCTACCTGGTTTGCTCTCAATGCACCTTTAAATGGGTCAATTATCGACTTTAAAGCTGGTGTGATCGCCAATGGTTTTATCTTCTTCCTCGCGCTGCTGCATACAATCGTTTGTCTTTTCCACTTACTCACTAGTCACAAAAAGCTAAGTGACTACTTTGCGATTAGCTTCTATAGTCTCTTCTTTTTATACACTGCACTCTCATTAGAAATGCAGTTGATTGTAGTTTCTCCTTCCCCTGATTTACCCACAATCTTGCTAACAGCAATCATTGCTTGGGCGATTCTAGTCACAGTAGAGTCGAGAACAGCTTCATCGGAAAAGTTAGATGGTTCAATTGTCCCACTCCTCTTGGCTGCGGGAGCAGTTACGATCAAGCTTTCTGCTCTACCTTTGTTATTAGTAACTTGTATTTTTTACTGTTTTCAGGTTAAATTCCAGATTAAACAGTTATTATTCGGGTTATGTTTGACAAGTCTGCTACTGTTACCAATAGTACTGGTTGGCTTCCAAACCTCTGGTTGTCCCTTATATCCATCCCCATTGTTCTGTGTTGATGTACCTTGGTCGCAATCCATTGAAGACACTCAAAAATTCGCCGATCGCACTCAAAATCCTGCCAAATGGATAGCTAACGCGCCCCCCAATCAAAATAGTCCGTTTTGGGTATTTGGGAAATGGTTGCAAGCTAGAGCATTAAATCAGATCATGGCTGCATTGGTGGTCATCTCGCTATTTTGTTTAATCTATCTAATTCAGATCAAAGCGATCTTTAGGCGCAATTCTGGCATCTTTTGGCTCTCAGCACTTGGAGTTTCAGGCATCCTATTCATTATCTTCAAAGGTCCATTGATTCGGTTTGGGTTAGGGTATCTATTGTTATTACCTGCTTTGTCAATGGCTGTGTACGCTGACAGAAAAAATTTGCTAGCAGAAAATGGAGAGTCGATCTGGCGGAATATTTTAGGCAAATGGGATCAAATCCAAGCAATTACGCTAGGAATTTTAGCTACTGTAATGGTAATAAGCTTTGGCTACGGACAATTGTCCTCTCGCTGGCTGCTACCGCCCAAAGTAGCTTATATCTCTGTAATTCCCAAACAAGTCAATGACATCAAATACGTCACTCCAGAAAATGGGGCTTGCTGGGCATCTCCTTTACCCTGTACTGCCAAAAAATGGGTTCTACAGGCTAAATTACGCCACCCTAGCTTAGGTATCAAAGGTGGATTTGTGCGCGGTGGAGGTTAA
- a CDS encoding DUF6887 family protein, which yields MKSKFEAMSREELRGYITKHREDEKAFQIYLDRAIAEPGEVYPAPQTIDDLSNFSELLANNRRNKELKSK from the coding sequence ATGAAATCAAAGTTTGAAGCGATGAGTCGTGAGGAATTACGTGGTTATATTACTAAACATCGAGAAGATGAGAAAGCTTTTCAGATATATCTAGATAGGGCGATCGCTGAACCTGGAGAAGTTTATCCAGCACCCCAAACCATAGACGATCTTAGTAATTTTTCCGAACTTTTGGCTAATAATCGCCGTAATAAAGAATTGAAGTCAAAATAG
- a CDS encoding carbohydrate ABC transporter permease has protein sequence MEKNSDLNYQSKWKKTVLIYVLLSAIALMMLFPLVWLISTSLKSGTENVFQYPPQLLPKQPTLDNFFTVWQTENNNIYFSQYLVNSIWVAVLTVGLNLLFCALAAYPLARLDFKGRDLLFALTVSTIMIPFQIVMIPLYILVKDLGLRNSYLGIILPAIASAFGIFLLRQAFLGVPKELEEAGRMDGCSELGLWWSVMLPAIRPALVTLAIFVFIGSWSDFLWPLLIVDKPEFYTLPIGVATFAGSFTLNWRLIAAASVISIAPVLLFFGFLQRYIIPTDTGSGTKG, from the coding sequence ATGGAAAAAAATAGCGATCTAAACTATCAAAGTAAATGGAAAAAAACAGTTTTAATTTATGTTTTACTGAGTGCGATCGCCCTGATGATGTTATTTCCTTTAGTATGGCTCATCAGTACCTCCCTCAAATCAGGAACAGAAAACGTCTTTCAATACCCACCCCAACTATTACCCAAACAGCCTACTTTAGACAACTTTTTTACTGTTTGGCAAACTGAGAATAACAATATTTATTTTAGTCAATATTTAGTTAATAGTATTTGGGTAGCTGTCCTCACAGTTGGGTTAAACTTACTATTTTGTGCCCTAGCTGCTTACCCATTAGCCAGACTAGATTTCAAAGGTAGAGATTTACTCTTTGCCTTAACTGTTTCCACGATCATGATTCCCTTTCAAATTGTCATGATACCTTTGTATATTTTAGTCAAAGACTTAGGATTAAGAAACAGTTATTTGGGAATAATTTTACCAGCGATCGCCTCAGCTTTTGGGATTTTTCTACTTAGACAAGCCTTCTTAGGAGTACCCAAAGAACTAGAAGAAGCTGGGCGCATGGATGGTTGTTCTGAGTTAGGATTATGGTGGTCTGTAATGCTTCCTGCCATTCGTCCCGCTTTAGTCACCTTAGCGATTTTCGTCTTCATCGGTTCCTGGAGTGACTTCCTTTGGCCCCTACTAATTGTAGACAAACCAGAGTTTTATACTCTCCCAATTGGTGTTGCTACCTTCGCCGGATCTTTTACTCTCAATTGGCGTTTAATTGCGGCTGCATCAGTCATATCTATCGCGCCAGTATTACTATTTTTTGGTTTTTTGCAACGCTATATTATTCCTACAGATACAGGTAGTGGAACTAAAGGTTAA
- a CDS encoding ATP-binding cassette domain-containing protein: MTNPTGQKTVFGDRPYLVLNHQGQTLPPLLLTSNMHRLGRDRQRADLVVPDDWRVLSGCHATLRQAGGDYHIYDGDGQQPSTNGLFINFTRITTTEGYPLRDGVEIQLGSNPQNQAILTYVNPAAAQATPPRQNSVSLKNKSVLIGRDAQASLTLDSPIVSRRHASIEPDRRGSYILQDYSTNGVFVNQQRVSGSMLLPPGASIQIGPYTLILQGDSLVVADRGDQIRLDVYHVVREVRAKGGRKRLLDDISLAIEPGQFVALVGGSGAGKSTLMRSLLGIEPINQGQVNLNGQNLRANFNIYRTQIGYVPQDDIIHRELRVGEVLTYAAKLRLPPDLNVQQVVDRTLNQIEMSGRKDVLVSQLSGGQRKRVSIGVELLADPKLFFLDEPTSGLDPGLDKKMMQLLRKLANEGRTVILVTHATANVNLCDRIVFMGAGGRLCYFGPPQEAMSFFNIKTGDFADLYNLLDSDQNVVQEALKFRQSPQYQRYITNHLSEIHQPASGGGSRPQIGKSSRLGQLILLIRRSLKITLRDRIYLTLSLFTAPIAIVLIRIALKSKDALAPVLQNNANDAFFATSALRVVFVFACAALWVGLSSAVQEIVKESAIYIRERLVNLGLVPYVASKMFLLGGLAILQAIFMVAVILFTFTSPSPDLISWELGAGIATFLTLTASFSLGLFISAIVKNSSQANSTLPLILLPQIIFSGVLFDIKDNLSRVASWLTISRWSVGAFGSLVDINSMVPKRNGQPLPGLPFKGDDVYNATAGNITLNLGVLLLHTVVYLILTLIIQKRKDVI; encoded by the coding sequence ATGACTAATCCTACCGGACAAAAGACGGTTTTCGGCGATCGCCCTTATCTAGTTTTAAACCACCAAGGTCAAACCTTGCCACCTTTGTTACTAACAAGTAATATGCATCGGTTAGGACGCGATCGCCAACGCGCAGATTTGGTAGTTCCCGATGATTGGCGTGTCTTGTCTGGGTGTCATGCAACTTTACGTCAAGCTGGTGGCGATTATCATATTTATGACGGTGACGGACAACAACCCAGTACCAATGGGTTATTTATCAACTTCACTCGGATTACCACCACCGAAGGCTATCCACTTAGGGATGGAGTAGAAATTCAACTGGGTTCCAATCCCCAAAATCAGGCGATTCTTACCTATGTTAACCCCGCCGCAGCGCAAGCTACTCCCCCACGGCAAAATTCTGTATCTTTGAAAAATAAGTCAGTTTTAATTGGTAGAGATGCTCAAGCTTCTTTAACATTGGATTCACCAATTGTTTCTCGTCGCCACGCCAGCATCGAACCAGATCGCCGAGGAAGTTACATTTTACAGGATTACAGCACTAACGGGGTGTTCGTCAACCAGCAACGAGTATCGGGGAGTATGCTGCTTCCTCCTGGTGCAAGTATCCAGATTGGTCCTTATACCCTAATTTTACAGGGAGATTCCCTTGTTGTTGCCGATCGCGGCGACCAAATTCGCCTCGATGTTTACCATGTGGTGAGGGAAGTTAGAGCGAAGGGTGGCAGAAAAAGGCTGTTAGATGACATTTCCCTGGCGATCGAACCAGGACAATTTGTGGCTTTAGTTGGGGGTAGCGGTGCGGGAAAATCTACTTTAATGCGGAGTCTATTGGGGATTGAACCGATAAATCAAGGACAAGTAAACCTCAACGGTCAAAATCTGCGCGCAAATTTTAATATCTATCGTACCCAAATTGGTTACGTTCCGCAAGATGATATTATCCATCGAGAATTGAGAGTTGGTGAAGTTCTCACTTATGCAGCAAAGTTGCGACTCCCTCCCGATCTTAACGTGCAACAGGTGGTAGATCGCACTCTCAATCAAATCGAAATGTCTGGGAGAAAGGATGTTTTGGTGAGTCAACTCAGTGGAGGACAACGGAAGCGAGTTAGTATTGGCGTAGAATTACTGGCAGATCCCAAGCTATTCTTCTTGGATGAACCGACTTCTGGCTTAGATCCAGGGTTGGATAAGAAAATGATGCAATTGTTGCGGAAACTCGCCAATGAAGGAAGAACGGTAATTCTAGTGACTCATGCTACCGCAAATGTGAATTTGTGCGATCGCATCGTGTTTATGGGTGCGGGTGGGAGATTATGTTACTTTGGCCCTCCTCAAGAAGCCATGTCGTTTTTTAACATCAAAACCGGAGATTTCGCCGATCTTTATAACTTACTGGATTCAGACCAAAATGTAGTTCAAGAAGCGTTAAAATTCCGCCAATCGCCTCAATATCAACGCTATATCACCAATCACCTCAGCGAAATTCATCAGCCTGCTTCTGGAGGTGGTTCTCGTCCCCAAATCGGGAAAAGTTCGAGACTAGGACAACTTATTTTACTAATTAGGCGATCGCTGAAGATAACGTTACGCGATCGCATTTATCTAACATTATCTCTATTTACTGCGCCTATAGCTATAGTTTTAATTCGGATTGCCTTGAAAAGTAAAGACGCTTTAGCGCCTGTTCTCCAAAATAATGCTAATGATGCCTTTTTTGCTACTTCTGCACTGCGGGTGGTGTTTGTCTTTGCTTGTGCAGCTTTATGGGTAGGACTGTCTAGTGCGGTACAAGAGATTGTCAAGGAATCTGCTATTTATATCCGGGAAAGACTCGTAAATTTAGGATTAGTCCCCTATGTTGCTTCTAAAATGTTTCTTTTAGGAGGATTAGCTATACTCCAAGCTATCTTCATGGTAGCCGTAATTTTATTCACCTTTACTTCACCATCACCCGATCTAATTTCTTGGGAACTTGGCGCAGGAATTGCGACATTTTTAACTTTAACTGCTAGCTTTTCTTTGGGATTATTCATTTCCGCGATTGTCAAAAATAGCAGTCAAGCTAATAGTACTTTACCTCTGATTTTACTTCCACAAATCATTTTTTCTGGAGTTTTATTTGACATTAAAGATAATCTGAGTAGAGTTGCATCTTGGTTAACAATTAGTAGATGGTCTGTTGGTGCTTTTGGATCTTTAGTAGATATTAATAGTATGGTTCCCAAACGTAACGGTCAGCCATTACCAGGATTACCATTTAAAGGAGACGATGTTTATAATGCTACCGCAGGGAATATTACTCTTAATTTGGGAGTTTTGTTATTACATACTGTAGTTTATTTAATATTAACTTTAATAATTCAAAAACGCAAAGACGTTATCTGA
- a CDS encoding DUF4351 domain-containing protein, translating to MSQFPHDEFLKEYIPELIKNYGEANSGANINAERREVDVFFQPTKEVPTSPETLGLLGKLAQKPVLFEAFRNPVESHQITECLSKLFDLQLGIRKENRKNKTQAASEVEPFLWILTPTLSEAKLESFGAKSSPDWVQGIYLLPSGFCTGIVVIHQLPVQPETLWLRILGRGKVQENAIDELKALPVDFPHRSNVLELIRNLFAMLEANRKQGKKLEEEEQELIMKLSPIYVEKLEESKQIGLQEGLQQGLQQGLQQGLQQGLQQALQQEANLIIRLLKRKLGNLSPDLENQIASLPRKTLEDLGEALLDFNSVDDAIAWLEKNQPM from the coding sequence ATGAGTCAATTTCCCCATGATGAATTTCTCAAAGAATATATACCTGAATTAATTAAAAATTATGGTGAAGCCAACTCAGGGGCAAATATTAATGCAGAAAGGAGAGAAGTTGACGTGTTTTTTCAACCAACCAAAGAAGTTCCTACTAGTCCTGAGACTTTAGGCTTATTAGGTAAATTAGCCCAAAAGCCTGTTCTGTTTGAAGCGTTTAGAAATCCAGTTGAGAGTCATCAAATTACCGAATGTTTAAGCAAATTATTCGACTTACAATTAGGAATTAGGAAGGAAAATAGAAAAAATAAAACTCAAGCAGCCTCAGAAGTAGAACCTTTTTTATGGATATTAACACCGACTTTATCAGAAGCAAAACTGGAATCGTTTGGGGCTAAAAGTAGCCCAGATTGGGTTCAAGGGATTTATTTATTACCATCAGGATTTTGTACGGGAATTGTAGTAATTCATCAACTACCAGTGCAGCCAGAAACCTTATGGCTGAGAATACTAGGCAGGGGAAAAGTCCAAGAGAATGCAATAGATGAACTCAAAGCCCTGCCGGTAGATTTTCCCCATCGGTCTAATGTATTAGAATTGATTAGAAACCTATTTGCGATGCTAGAAGCCAATAGGAAGCAAGGAAAGAAATTAGAAGAGGAAGAGCAAGAGTTAATTATGAAATTATCACCTATTTACGTGGAAAAATTAGAGGAAAGTAAGCAAATTGGACTTCAAGAAGGTCTTCAACAAGGTCTTCAACAAGGTCTTCAACAAGGTTTACAACAAGGTTTACAACAAGCTCTGCAACAAGAAGCTAACTTAATTATTCGTCTCCTGAAACGAAAACTAGGCAACTTATCTCCAGATCTGGAAAATCAAATCGCCAGTTTACCGCGAAAAACTTTGGAAGATTTAGGTGAGGCTTTGCTAGATTTTAATTCTGTAGATGATGCGATCGCTTGGCTAGAAAAAAATCAACCAATGTAA
- a CDS encoding serine hydrolase produces the protein MFRRRVAQKRKRARLAFVSSLLLLGVTGVAIAINRLFFSTSITPPVASSTVKAPVTVSSLPSIPSPTVTPTPLTRATLVYSPSQPPNFQPSAELQSIVDSAVNLARKKGLPINKLAITLIDAKTNEIAGYRQNEPRYPASVVKMFWLVAFYAQKEAGILVEDATSTKQIYNMIKYSDNDDSAFILDKISDAKSQPTLSREKFKVWLQKRLQVNNFFTKAGYTNLNINQKAYPVYAQNLSSPRGTELQIRQVPNLPQKNLITTNHVARLIYEICFTKQAVSPTASEKMCNLLTRDLKPEAWKKQTQGFHPIYGLLGQAFPNSDITFASKAGGTSTARHDAAFISTKDGQVAYTLAVFGNDSAYSGNGSILPQISRLVFDKMQARQSQ, from the coding sequence ATGTTTAGACGCCGTGTCGCTCAGAAAAGGAAACGAGCTAGATTAGCCTTCGTATCTAGCTTACTGCTATTAGGAGTTACAGGAGTTGCGATCGCCATCAATCGATTGTTTTTTTCGACTTCTATCACCCCTCCCGTCGCCTCTAGCACCGTTAAAGCTCCTGTGACGGTATCTTCTTTACCTTCAATTCCATCTCCTACAGTTACCCCTACTCCCTTAACCCGCGCCACCTTAGTCTACAGTCCTAGTCAACCACCAAATTTCCAACCAAGTGCAGAACTACAAAGTATCGTCGATAGTGCGGTTAATTTAGCTAGGAAAAAAGGCTTACCTATCAATAAGTTAGCTATTACCCTAATTGATGCTAAAACCAATGAAATTGCTGGATATAGACAGAATGAGCCACGTTATCCAGCTAGTGTCGTCAAAATGTTTTGGTTAGTCGCATTTTATGCTCAAAAAGAAGCCGGAATTTTAGTGGAAGATGCCACTTCTACTAAACAAATTTATAACATGATTAAATATTCAGATAATGATGATTCTGCATTTATCCTAGACAAAATTAGTGATGCCAAATCTCAACCAACATTAAGCCGAGAAAAGTTCAAAGTGTGGCTCCAAAAACGGCTACAAGTCAATAATTTCTTTACTAAAGCTGGATACACAAACCTCAATATTAATCAAAAAGCCTATCCAGTTTATGCTCAAAATTTAAGTTCTCCCAGAGGAACCGAATTACAGATTCGCCAGGTTCCCAATTTACCTCAAAAAAACCTAATTACTACTAATCACGTAGCACGTTTAATCTATGAAATTTGCTTCACCAAACAAGCTGTTTCACCTACAGCTAGCGAAAAAATGTGCAATTTGCTCACTAGAGATTTAAAACCAGAAGCCTGGAAAAAACAAACTCAAGGTTTTCATCCTATCTATGGTTTATTAGGACAGGCATTTCCCAATTCAGACATTACGTTTGCTTCCAAAGCTGGAGGAACTTCAACAGCTCGCCACGATGCTGCATTTATTAGTACCAAAGATGGTCAAGTTGCCTATACATTAGCTGTTTTTGGGAACGATTCTGCTTATTCGGGAAACGGCTCTATCTTGCCGCAAATATCTCGCTTAGTTTTTGACAAAATGCAAGCTCGTCAATCTCAATAA
- a CDS encoding AI-2E family transporter, with product MIKTSISRWPRWLVVGLAFPLAVLNFWLFLIVFKYLQPLVSVFIIATLLAFILEYPVDLLQKTGLKRTFAVILVFLLTIFILATLGIVLLPIIWAQLNELYNRLPSWISSGVAQLQALNEWAVDRNFPIDLSGLVNQLAERLSGQLQTFTSKVVNIALDTIGSAANVVLTVVLTFYLVLNGARIWDGVFEWFPQKSGSIIRRSLRHNFHNYFVGQAILAVVVGSLLTTVFLLLRIPLGLLFGLGIGFLALFPFGTAIGISLVSTLVALQNFWLGVEVLSVGVILEQINGNLIGPRILGEFTGLNPVWIFLSLLLGAKVAGLLGVLIAVPLASFIKTIALDLRDGELNLEVSSQQFDPSASSEQRKLTNQSEIKS from the coding sequence ATGATCAAGACATCTATTTCGCGTTGGCCGCGTTGGTTAGTGGTAGGGTTAGCATTTCCTCTTGCTGTTCTCAATTTTTGGCTATTTCTGATTGTTTTTAAGTATCTTCAGCCTTTAGTCAGCGTTTTTATTATAGCAACTTTATTGGCATTTATTCTGGAATATCCAGTAGATTTACTGCAAAAAACTGGTCTTAAAAGAACTTTTGCCGTCATTCTAGTTTTCTTATTAACTATCTTTATTTTAGCCACATTAGGGATTGTTTTATTACCAATTATTTGGGCACAACTTAACGAATTATATAATCGTCTTCCTAGTTGGATTAGTTCGGGTGTAGCTCAATTACAAGCTTTGAATGAATGGGCAGTAGATCGGAATTTCCCGATTGATTTAAGTGGTTTAGTCAATCAATTAGCAGAACGATTATCAGGACAATTACAAACTTTTACGAGTAAGGTTGTTAACATTGCTCTTGATACGATTGGGAGTGCGGCAAATGTAGTTTTAACAGTAGTTTTAACCTTCTATTTAGTTTTAAATGGAGCGCGAATTTGGGATGGAGTTTTTGAATGGTTTCCCCAAAAAAGTGGTAGTATAATTAGGCGATCGCTGCGGCATAATTTCCATAATTATTTTGTCGGTCAAGCAATCTTAGCTGTTGTCGTTGGTTCTTTACTAACTACCGTTTTTCTATTATTACGTATTCCTTTAGGACTACTTTTTGGCTTGGGAATTGGTTTCCTAGCTCTTTTTCCTTTTGGAACGGCAATTGGGATTAGCTTGGTCAGTACTTTAGTCGCACTTCAGAACTTTTGGTTAGGGGTAGAAGTTCTTTCTGTAGGTGTTATTTTAGAGCAAATTAATGGTAACTTAATTGGTCCTCGAATCTTAGGAGAATTCACCGGTTTAAATCCAGTTTGGATTTTCCTTTCCCTATTATTAGGAGCCAAAGTTGCTGGTTTATTAGGTGTCTTAATCGCTGTTCCTTTAGCTAGCTTTATTAAAACAATTGCTTTAGATTTAAGAGATGGAGAGTTAAATTTAGAAGTCAGCAGCCAGCAGTTTGACCCTTCAGCAAGCTCAGAGCAACGCAAGCTTACTAACCAATCAGAAATCAAAAGTTAG
- a CDS encoding prepilin peptidase → MLLELAIAYILVFTLGAAIGSFLNVVVYRLPAGLSLLFPPSRCPHCLRQLGKRDNVPVLGWLWLRGKCRFCHSPIAARYPIVEAVTGLLFLWVFIVFGFKLETLGYWAFLSWLLALSLIDLDTMTLPNPLTQSGLILGLGFQIWIGWSTSGQIGAINHLFGGIAGAVLGIWLFDIIGIVGSIALGQPAMGGGDGKLAAMMGAWLGWKYLLLAGFLACTLGAIVGGGAIALGIISRRQPIPFGPYLALGAALTVFWGETLLSTYLSVFFPTL, encoded by the coding sequence ATGTTACTTGAGTTAGCGATCGCCTATATCCTGGTTTTTACTTTGGGTGCTGCTATTGGTAGCTTCCTTAATGTGGTTGTCTATCGTCTCCCTGCTGGTTTATCCTTACTTTTTCCCCCATCACGTTGTCCCCATTGCTTGCGTCAGTTGGGAAAAAGAGATAATGTACCCGTCTTAGGCTGGTTATGGCTGCGGGGGAAGTGTCGATTTTGTCATAGCCCTATAGCCGCTAGATACCCCATAGTAGAAGCCGTCACAGGATTACTATTTTTGTGGGTATTTATAGTTTTTGGATTTAAGTTAGAAACCTTGGGTTATTGGGCTTTTTTGAGTTGGTTGTTAGCCTTATCCTTAATCGATCTCGATACCATGACGTTACCTAACCCTTTAACTCAATCGGGTTTAATTTTAGGTTTAGGATTTCAAATCTGGATCGGTTGGAGTACGAGTGGACAAATAGGGGCAATTAACCATTTATTCGGGGGAATTGCGGGCGCAGTTCTGGGAATTTGGCTATTTGACATCATTGGGATTGTGGGTTCCATTGCCTTGGGACAACCCGCTATGGGTGGAGGAGATGGTAAGCTAGCTGCGATGATGGGTGCTTGGTTGGGGTGGAAATATCTGCTGCTGGCAGGGTTTCTCGCTTGTACCCTAGGGGCGATAGTTGGAGGTGGGGCGATCGCTTTAGGTATCATCAGCCGCCGTCAACCTATACCATTTGGCCCTTATTTGGCTTTAGGGGCTGCCTTAACGGTTTTTTGGGGAGAAACACTCTTATCTACCTATTTGAGCGTCTTTTTCCCAACCTTATAA
- a CDS encoding DUF4278 domain-containing protein, translating to MMQLINFFSTPRRSNSTASKLAPSKSTYTLIYRGTIYEVPKNRSIRPSRTPAEIQQSIRKELIYRGATYIIERGKEIVPSSPNVGQRLIYRGATYTIAEV from the coding sequence ATGATGCAACTAATCAACTTTTTCTCAACCCCTCGCAGATCCAATTCCACCGCGTCTAAACTAGCACCATCAAAATCAACTTACACCTTGATTTATCGCGGTACGATTTATGAGGTGCCAAAAAACCGTTCTATTCGTCCATCTCGCACTCCAGCAGAAATCCAACAATCGATCAGGAAAGAATTAATTTATCGCGGTGCAACCTATATAATCGAGCGTGGGAAGGAAATCGTGCCATCCTCTCCCAATGTTGGTCAGCGTTTGATCTATCGCGGTGCGACTTATACGATCGCTGAGGTCTAA
- a CDS encoding muconolactone Delta-isomerase family protein — MLYHLDFRVEYPTGMSQPELFKIWAEEAEAALAAKKAGIVIDLWKCVGKRRVIVIVDVPDPDTLDQILLDLPIMKQHGQHVQVEVTSLRRYEDFAADVKSRMVSDLE; from the coding sequence ATGTTATATCACCTAGATTTTCGGGTAGAGTATCCAACGGGAATGTCTCAGCCAGAGCTATTTAAAATCTGGGCTGAAGAAGCTGAAGCGGCTCTAGCTGCTAAAAAAGCCGGAATAGTCATTGATTTATGGAAATGTGTCGGTAAAAGGCGCGTTATTGTCATTGTTGACGTTCCCGATCCTGATACCCTCGACCAAATTTTGTTGGACTTGCCAATTATGAAACAGCATGGACAGCACGTTCAAGTCGAAGTCACTTCCCTGAGAAGATATGAAGATTTTGCCGCCGATGTCAAATCAAGAATGGTTAGCGATCTAGAATAA
- a CDS encoding ABC transporter ATP-binding protein yields the protein MRDCLQVEKVSLKAKIGPYYLLQDVSFQVFPGDRIAIIGSTGAGKTSLLRLLNRLNEPTSGQIYLDRQDYRQISPTILRRRVHLLLQEPKLLGMSVKEALAYPLKLEKLDPSVIQQRLVNILQQLHIPNDWLERTEVQLSVGQRQLVAIARSLLIQPQILLLDEPTSALDRAKADTLVQLLQQLTDSGTMTVLMVNHQLDVVQKFANRVLYLEKGRLTADLTREEIDWSEISDRLTEAEAKAAQEWE from the coding sequence ATGCGTGACTGCTTACAGGTAGAAAAAGTAAGTTTAAAGGCAAAGATAGGCCCTTATTATTTACTTCAGGATGTTTCCTTTCAAGTATTCCCAGGCGATCGCATCGCGATTATTGGCTCGACTGGTGCTGGAAAAACATCTTTGCTACGCCTCCTTAATCGCTTAAATGAGCCTACTAGTGGTCAAATTTACTTAGATAGGCAAGATTACCGCCAAATTTCCCCCACAATTCTGCGTAGAAGGGTACATCTGTTGCTACAAGAGCCTAAACTGTTGGGTATGAGCGTTAAGGAAGCTTTAGCCTACCCTTTAAAATTAGAAAAACTAGATCCCAGTGTAATTCAGCAACGGCTAGTCAATATTTTACAGCAGTTACATATCCCGAATGACTGGTTAGAACGGACAGAAGTTCAGCTATCGGTAGGACAAAGACAACTAGTGGCGATCGCCAGATCCCTACTGATTCAACCCCAAATTCTCTTATTAGATGAGCCTACCTCGGCTCTAGATCGCGCTAAAGCTGATACATTAGTCCAACTTTTGCAGCAATTAACAGATAGCGGTACGATGACCGTTTTAATGGTCAATCATCAACTAGATGTAGTTCAAAAATTTGCCAATCGCGTTCTTTATCTAGAAAAAGGACGATTAACAGCAGATTTAACGAGAGAGGAGATCGACTGGAGTGAAATTAGCGATCGCTTAACTGAAGCTGAAGCTAAAGCGGCTCAAGAATGGGAATAA